Sequence from the bacterium genome:
CGGCCACGTTTTCCATCCAGATGGTTTTACCGATACCTGGTCGGGCGGCTATCACCTGCACCATGCCCACGTCCAGGGCGATCAGCAGGCGGTTTACGTCGCTCCAGGGCGTTGTCACCAAAGCGAACGGGTCGCGCTTGAGCTGGTCCTGGCGCTCTTGCTGCCTGACGAGGTAGTCTAGCAACGCCTCGTCTGTGCCGTATAGGTGGCTATGCTCATCCTCTACCTGGACGGCCTTGCCGAACGTCTCCGCCGCCGTCTGCTGTAGCGCGTCGCGCGTGCCCTCGTGGTTGTAGCTTGCGGTGATGATGCTCGTACAAGCCGTAATCAGGTTGCGCCGGAAGGCCAGGTCGCGCACGTCGCGCGCGTAATCCGCGGCGTAGATCGTCGTTGGCAGCAGGGCCACCATGCGGGATAGCTCCGCGCGCCCGCCGATGTAGTCCAGGGCGTTGCCCATCTTGCCGTTCACCTGCTCTAGCGCGTTGCCGACGGTAACGAGATCCACGGCCTCACCTTTGGCCGCCAAGCGCTGGATAACCTTGTAAACCAGTTTATGGCCGGGCGTGTAAAAATCCTCTGGCACTAGGCCCGTGCCGCCGACCCTTAGAATAGCGTCGGGGTCAATGAGCAGCGATGCTATCAGGTTCTCTTCGGTTTGTCTGCTGTTCGGTAGCTCTGGCGTTGTGCCCATTGCCGTCCTCCTTGGCTGTCGTCAATTCT
This genomic interval carries:
- a CDS encoding replicative DNA helicase — its product is MGTTPELPNSRQTEENLIASLLIDPDAILRVGGTGLVPEDFYTPGHKLVYKVIQRLAAKGEAVDLVTVGNALEQVNGKMGNALDYIGGRAELSRMVALLPTTIYAADYARDVRDLAFRRNLITACTSIITASYNHEGTRDALQQTAAETFGKAVQVEDEHSHLYGTDEALLDYLVRQQERQDQLKRDPFALVTTPWSDVNRLLIALDVGMVQVIAARPGIGKTIWMENVAEYNAQRNKAIAFYHLELSHQFMLDRRMARWSGVPYDELRKGEHGLEVERATDTIRQWQKNMTYIHCPGWSAERIVADAARLQAEGKADIVIIDYLQKLAMPDSRYRNESSIIGGQVAHIKDAAERLSFPVLLGCQVTRDLKQRKSGRAMLTDLYGSGMIEAYSNQVCILHSPLEDDPDPERAVEPRELYVDKNTQGALGLVNLAHRCGRFRLEQQARGQA